In Streptomyces puniciscabiei, a single genomic region encodes these proteins:
- a CDS encoding MFS transporter, with protein sequence MTTDRAGPAPHDRRWQALAVCLTAAFMTLLDTSIVNVALPSVEHGLGASPAELSWVMSGYALTLGLTLVPAGRLGDMRGRRQTFLTGLALFTLASAACGLSTGAAWLVLFRLVQGASAGLIAPQTSALIQQMFQGAERARAFGMMGSTIGISTAVGPLAGGLLIQAVGGPDAWRWVFYVNLPIGAAAFCAALRLLPRSPRSPGRREYFDVPGVVLLGSGVLALLLPLVQEQQWQGRLKWALLPVGAGLLAAFWAWERRQGRRDRAPLVDLRLFSLRSFSLGVLLSLVYFGGFTTLFFVYTLFLQNGMGYGALAAGLSSMPFAAGSAAGAAVGGRLVVRFGRRLVIAGLCTVAAGMLGVVAAVHWVPGRGVAWAAAVPLLLAGIGSGLTISPNTTLTLSLVPVRRGGAAGGVLQTAQRIGSAAGVAVVGSVYFARLATHGSPATALQYGLLTSVGIILLALCLAFADLRERRAHAQPQQPRETARERV encoded by the coding sequence ATGACCACAGACCGGGCCGGGCCGGCCCCGCACGACCGACGGTGGCAAGCGCTCGCCGTCTGCCTGACCGCGGCCTTCATGACCTTGCTGGACACCTCGATCGTGAACGTGGCGCTGCCCTCGGTGGAGCACGGACTGGGCGCCAGCCCGGCCGAGCTGTCGTGGGTGATGTCCGGCTACGCCCTCACCCTCGGCCTCACCCTGGTCCCGGCGGGGCGGCTCGGCGACATGCGCGGGCGGCGCCAGACCTTCCTGACCGGGCTCGCGCTGTTCACGCTCGCCTCGGCGGCCTGCGGGCTGTCCACCGGCGCGGCCTGGCTGGTGCTGTTCCGGCTGGTCCAGGGGGCCTCGGCGGGCCTGATCGCACCGCAGACCTCGGCGCTGATCCAGCAGATGTTCCAGGGCGCGGAGCGAGCCCGCGCGTTCGGCATGATGGGCAGCACCATCGGCATCTCCACGGCGGTCGGCCCGCTCGCGGGCGGCCTGCTGATCCAGGCGGTCGGTGGCCCCGACGCCTGGCGCTGGGTGTTCTACGTCAACCTGCCCATCGGGGCGGCTGCCTTCTGCGCGGCGCTGCGGCTGCTGCCCCGCTCCCCCCGTTCACCGGGACGGCGTGAGTACTTCGACGTGCCGGGTGTCGTGCTCCTCGGCTCGGGTGTGCTCGCCCTGCTGCTGCCCCTGGTGCAGGAACAGCAGTGGCAAGGACGGCTGAAGTGGGCCCTGCTCCCGGTGGGCGCCGGCCTGCTCGCCGCGTTCTGGGCGTGGGAGCGGCGCCAGGGACGGCGCGACCGGGCACCGCTGGTCGACCTGCGGCTCTTCTCGCTGCGCTCCTTCTCACTGGGCGTGCTGCTGAGCCTGGTGTACTTCGGCGGCTTCACGACGCTGTTCTTCGTCTACACGCTGTTTCTGCAGAACGGCATGGGCTACGGCGCGCTGGCGGCGGGCCTGTCGTCCATGCCGTTCGCGGCGGGCTCGGCGGCCGGTGCCGCAGTGGGCGGCCGACTGGTGGTGCGCTTCGGGCGCAGGCTGGTCATCGCCGGGCTGTGCACGGTGGCGGCGGGGATGCTGGGGGTCGTCGCGGCCGTGCACTGGGTACCGGGGCGGGGCGTGGCCTGGGCGGCCGCTGTCCCGCTGCTCCTCGCCGGCATCGGCTCCGGCCTGACCATCTCCCCCAACACCACGCTCACCCTGTCCCTCGTGCCCGTACGGCGGGGCGGGGCCGCGGGCGGCGTACTGCAGACCGCGCAGCGCATCGGCTCGGCGGCCGGTGTCGCCGTGGTGGGCTCGGTGTACTTCGCCCGTCTGGCCACCCATGGCAGCCCCGCGACCGCGCTCCAGTACGGCCTGCTCACCTCGGTCGGCATCATCCTGCTGGCCCTCTGCCTGGCCTTCGCCGACCTGCGCGAACGCCGCGCCCATGCACAGCCGCAGCAGCCCAGGGAGACGGCGCGGGAGAGGGTGTAG
- a CDS encoding HAD family hydrolase → MSDLGGLSVIFDLDGTLVDSEPNYYEASRQTLAGHGVLDFTWADNEAYVGIGNQDATRLWKERYGLSAPAGELLAELNQRYLELARARTPVYPEMRKFVELLAAEGVPMAVASGSSPEAIEAILTGTGLGAFLRTVVSAEEVPHGKPAPDVLLEAARRLGADPGDCVVLEDAAPGAAAAHAAGMRCIAVPYVAAQADLPEFATASLLLRGGQTEFTAQSAYAWLRATALTA, encoded by the coding sequence ATGAGCGATCTCGGCGGCCTCTCGGTCATCTTCGATCTCGACGGAACGCTGGTGGACAGCGAGCCGAACTACTACGAGGCGAGCCGGCAGACCCTGGCCGGGCATGGCGTCCTGGACTTCACCTGGGCGGACAACGAGGCCTACGTCGGCATCGGCAACCAGGACGCGACGCGGCTCTGGAAGGAGCGCTACGGCCTGAGTGCGCCGGCCGGGGAACTGCTCGCCGAGCTCAACCAGCGCTATCTGGAACTCGCCCGCGCGCGTACCCCGGTCTACCCGGAGATGCGCAAGTTCGTGGAGCTCCTGGCCGCCGAGGGTGTGCCGATGGCCGTCGCGTCGGGGTCCTCCCCGGAGGCGATCGAGGCGATCCTGACGGGCACCGGCCTGGGCGCCTTCCTGCGCACGGTGGTGTCCGCCGAGGAGGTGCCGCACGGCAAGCCCGCCCCCGATGTGCTGCTGGAGGCGGCCCGGCGGCTCGGCGCGGACCCCGGTGACTGTGTCGTCCTCGAGGACGCGGCGCCTGGCGCGGCCGCCGCCCACGCGGCCGGCATGCGCTGCATCGCCGTCCCCTACGTGGCCGCCCAGGCCGACCTGCCCGAGTTCGCCACCGCGAGCCTGCTGTTGCGGGGCGGCCAGACGGAGTTCACCGCCCAGTCGGCCTACGCGTGGCTCCGGGCCACGGCACTCACCGCCTGA
- a CDS encoding Lrp/AsnC family transcriptional regulator yields MAVDELDTRILRLLLEQPRTSVREYARILGVARGTLQARLDRLERDGVITGTGPSLSPAALGHPVLAFVHIEVTQGHLDDVGDALAAVPEIVEAFSITGGGDLLARVVGRDNAHLEDVIQKLISLPGVVRTRTEVALRERVPHRLLPLVESIGRAARA; encoded by the coding sequence ATGGCCGTGGACGAACTCGACACCCGCATCCTGCGACTGCTCCTGGAACAGCCGCGCACCAGCGTGCGCGAGTACGCCCGCATCCTCGGCGTAGCCCGCGGCACGCTCCAGGCCCGGCTCGACCGACTCGAGCGGGACGGCGTGATCACGGGCACCGGCCCCTCTCTCTCCCCCGCCGCCCTGGGTCATCCAGTGCTGGCGTTCGTGCACATCGAGGTCACTCAGGGCCACCTGGACGACGTGGGGGACGCGCTGGCCGCCGTACCGGAGATCGTGGAGGCGTTCTCGATCACGGGCGGTGGCGATCTGCTCGCCCGGGTGGTGGGCCGCGACAACGCCCATCTGGAGGACGTCATCCAGAAACTGATCAGCCTGCCGGGCGTCGTGCGCACGCGTACCGAGGTGGCGCTGCGCGAGCGCGTCCCGCACCGGCTGCTGCCCCTGGTGGAGTCGATCGGGCGGGCGGCGCGCGCCTGA
- a CDS encoding FUSC family protein codes for MLKRMFVAPDPGRARLRFAARAVLGIGLAVVVCFLAGHSLAGAVTGGLAALLALFTVADPTVRGQAVTTALLPAVGVPVLAAAAELHAVPVARDLVFLAVVGAGVYARRWGPRGHSLGVFAFMTFFVAQFLHATPAQLPELYAAVLLSVLSAALVRFGVWCYERRLPPAPVPAPPAGRGLARVTTRQAVQATTGAGFALVVGQLVSGQRWYWAVGATWWIFVNTASRGETLVRGFRRVLGTVIGIVLGFLVAVPVGGAPVPTAVLVAVAVFGIFYTAAVSYTWMMLCVTLLAELLYGLLGVLSPGLLALRLAETGVGALGAALAVLFVLPVTTHTTTDAWIQRALRCVHACTAEAAARLAGSPTADPAPRVAELEQLLGRVRLSVAPLVHPLNPMPARKRRARRVLALLDDCAREVRGLVAVAADPEASHDARLAAACWRVESAVEALTAGRPEPVRSPAEPPAEPALAHLHGLERALADLAEPLRAPTGSRLVGA; via the coding sequence GTGCTGAAGAGGATGTTCGTGGCTCCGGACCCGGGGCGGGCGCGGTTGCGCTTCGCCGCGCGGGCCGTCCTCGGCATCGGCCTCGCGGTCGTCGTCTGCTTCCTCGCCGGGCACTCCCTCGCCGGCGCGGTCACCGGTGGCCTCGCCGCGCTCCTCGCCCTGTTCACCGTCGCCGACCCGACCGTGCGCGGGCAGGCGGTCACCACCGCGCTGCTGCCCGCCGTGGGTGTGCCGGTGCTCGCCGCCGCGGCCGAGCTGCACGCCGTGCCCGTCGCGCGGGATCTCGTCTTCCTGGCCGTCGTCGGCGCCGGGGTGTACGCGCGCCGCTGGGGGCCGCGCGGGCACAGCCTCGGCGTGTTCGCCTTCATGACCTTCTTCGTGGCCCAGTTCCTGCACGCCACCCCGGCGCAACTGCCCGAGCTGTACGCCGCCGTCCTGCTGTCCGTGCTCAGTGCGGCCCTGGTGCGCTTCGGCGTGTGGTGCTACGAGCGCCGGCTGCCCCCGGCTCCCGTACCGGCCCCGCCCGCCGGGCGCGGTCTGGCCCGGGTGACCACGCGGCAGGCCGTTCAGGCGACCACGGGCGCGGGCTTCGCCCTGGTGGTCGGCCAGCTGGTGTCCGGACAACGCTGGTACTGGGCCGTCGGCGCCACCTGGTGGATCTTCGTGAACACGGCCTCGCGCGGGGAGACCCTGGTACGCGGCTTCCGCCGGGTCCTCGGCACGGTGATCGGCATCGTCCTGGGCTTCCTCGTCGCCGTCCCGGTGGGCGGCGCGCCGGTTCCGACGGCCGTCCTGGTCGCCGTCGCCGTCTTCGGCATCTTCTACACGGCAGCCGTCTCCTACACCTGGATGATGCTCTGCGTCACCCTGCTCGCCGAACTGCTCTACGGCCTCCTCGGGGTCCTGAGCCCCGGTCTGCTCGCGCTGCGTCTCGCCGAGACCGGCGTGGGCGCGCTCGGTGCCGCGCTCGCCGTGCTGTTCGTCCTGCCGGTCACCACCCACACCACCACGGACGCGTGGATCCAGCGTGCCCTGCGCTGCGTCCACGCCTGCACGGCCGAGGCCGCGGCCCGGCTCGCGGGCTCCCCCACGGCGGACCCGGCGCCCCGAGTCGCCGAACTGGAGCAGCTGCTCGGCCGGGTACGGCTGTCGGTGGCCCCGCTGGTGCACCCGCTGAACCCGATGCCGGCCCGCAAGCGGCGCGCCCGCCGGGTCCTGGCGCTCCTCGACGACTGCGCCCGTGAGGTGCGCGGCCTGGTGGCGGTCGCCGCCGATCCCGAGGCCTCGCACGACGCCCGCCTGGCCGCGGCCTGCTGGCGCGTGGAGTCGGCCGTCGAGGCGCTCACCGCGGGTCGGCCGGAGCCCGTCCGCAGCCCCGCCGAGCCGCCCGCCGAGCCCGCCCTCGCCCACCTGCACGGCCTGGAACGCGCTCTTGCCGACCTGGCCGAGCCCCTGCGGGCCCCGACGGGGTCGCGGCTGGTGGGGGCCTGA